AGCGTGACGCCGCGCTTGTTGCGGTTCACCGCGTTGAACACGGGCGAGGTCTCATACGGCTTGTCTGAGGGCACCTGTCCCGCGAAGGTGCCGCGATAGCTGTCCACCCGCTGGATGGCTTCTATCTTGATGACCTCGGCACCCAGGTCGGCGAGGAACATCGTCCCCAGCGGGCCAGCCCACCATGTGCTCAGGTCCAGGACGCGGACGCCCTCCAGCGGCCCGGGCATGGCTAGACCACCCCCTGGCGACGCAGCCGCGCCAGGTCGTCGCGCGAAAGGCCGAGTCGCCTGCACCAGACCTGCTCGTTGTGCTGGCCCAGCGTGGGCGCCGCCGACGCCGCGCGCCACGGCGAGGCCGTGAAGCGTATCGCGGGGCCGGGATAGCGCATCTCGCCCGCCACGGGGTGCCTCACGCTCTCGAAATAGCCCCGGCTGTGCAGTTGCTCCATCGCCAGCAGGTCAGCCATCGAGTTGACCTTGCTGAACGGGATGCGCCAGAGTTGCCCTGTTTCAAAGCACTCCTGCGCGGTGCGCTGCTGGAACCAGGGCATCAGCAGAGCGCCCAGCGCGTCGGCGTTCTGGAAGCGGTCGCGATTGATGGTGAAGCGCGGGTCGTCCAGAAGCTCCGGCATGCCGATCATGTTGCACAGGCTCTCCCACTGGGCGTCGGTGATGCAGATGGCGGCCACGTGGCCGTCCTTGCACGGGTAAATGGTGTAGGGATAGGTGTTGGGCAGGCGGTTCCCCAGGCGACTCGTCATGTAGCCGGTATAAGCGTATGTGGTCTCCAGGAAGCGGTTCGCCGAGATGAGGCTCTCCATGCAGGAGACGTCCAGCCGCTGGCCCGCGCCGCTCATGCCGCGCCGGAACAGCGCCGCCAGCACGCCGATGGCCGCCGTCGCCCCGGCGACGCACCCCTCCGCCAGATGGCCCTGCGCCTTCAGCGGCTCCTGCCCCGGCTCGCCGGTCTGGAAGAGCCACCCGCTCAGCGCGGCCAGTGTGAGGTCGGTCATGCGCAGGTCGCGGTAGGGGCCGGTCTGGCCGAAGGGCGTGACCGCCGTCCAGACGAGCCGCTGCTCCATGCGGGCCACGCGGTCGAAGAGGGAATGCGCGGCGTCTTTCTCCGCGGGCGGCACGTCCTCCACCAGCGCGTCGGCGTCCTCAAGGAGCCGGACGAGCAGGTCGGCGCCGGCGGGAGCGCGCCAGTCCAGCGTCACGCTCTGCTTGGACGTGTCCGCGAAAAGGTGCACGACGCCTGATTCCGGGTGGGGCGTGTCTCCGGGGAAGGGGCCGAGGCGGCGGATGCCGCTGCCGTCGCCGGGCGGCTCGACCTTGACGACCTGCGCGCCGAGACCGGCGAGTATCTTGCAGCAGAGGGCTGCGGGGACGCCGGAGCTGAGCTCGACAATGCGGACTCCGGACAGAGCGCCGGACGCGGCGGTGCTGTCTGATGCGTTGGACATGAAGAGCGGCAGAGAAGCGTGCGCTAGGCGGGGGAAGCCGCGTTTTCCCGCGCCGCCAGCATCCGCTTGCCGAGCTCCTGCATTTCTTTGGTCACGGTCGACATGGCTGTGCCCATGGGGAACACGGCGGCTGCGCCCATCTCCTTGAGCTTCCGCACGTCCACGGGCGGCATGGTCCCGCCGACCACGACGGCCATCTCCTTGTCCGCACCTTGCTCCTTCAACTGGGCCAGCACCTTGCGCGTGAGGGCCATGTGCGCGCCGGACAGGATGCTCAGGCCCAGGATGTGGACATCCTCCTGCAGGGCGGTCTGGACGACGTGCTCCGGCGTGCTGCGCAGGCCGGTGTAGATGACCTCCATGCCCGCGTCCCGCAGCGCCTGCGCCACGACCTTCGCGCCTCTGTCGTGCCCGTCGAGTCCCACCTTCGCGACGAGCACCCGAATGACATTCCTGCCTCTTGTCATAGCTGCATCACTGGCTCCTTGAAGGTTCCGAAGACGCCTCGGAGGGTGCCGTATATTTCTCCCATGGTGCAGTAGGCTTTCACCGCGTCCATCAGGTAGGGCATCGTGTTCTCCGCGCCGCGCGCCGCCCGCTCCAGCGCGGCGAGGGCGGCCTTGGCCTTCGCCTGGTCACGCTCCTTGCGCACACGGTTGAGACGCTCCAGGTGGCGTCGCTTCGCGTCTTCCGGCACGTCGTACGAGGCGATCTCTGGAGGCGTTTCCTCTCTGGCGAACTTGTTCACGCCCACGATGACCTTCTCGCCGCTCTCTATCTTGCGCTGCTCCTCGTACGCCCGGCGGGCGATGAGCGACTGGATGTAGCCCTTCTCGATGCACGGGACCATGCCGCCGCGCGCGTCAATGTCCTCGATGAGCTTGGCCGCCTCGCGCTCCACGGCGTCGGTCAACGACTCGACATAATAGGAGCCGCCCAGCGGGTCAACGACGTTCGCGACGCCCGTCTCGTACGCAAGCACTTGCTGCGTGCGCAGCGCCAGCTCGGCCGTCTCCTCCGAGGGGATGGTGTACGCCTCGTCCCAGGCGGCGGTGAAGACGGACTGCACGCCGCCCAGCACGGAGGCCATCGCCTGATAGGCCACCCGCACAATGTTGTTGTGCGGCTGCTGCGCCGTGAGCATGCTGCCGCCGCAGACGACGCCCGCGCGGAACATCCATGAGCGCGGGTCTTTCGCGCCGAAGCGCTCCTTCATGATCTTGGCCCACAGGCGGCGGCCCGCGCGGTACTTGGCGATCTCCTCGAAGAAGTCGTTGTGCGTGTAGAAGAAGAAGCTGAGCTGCGGCGCGAACTCGTCCACGGGGATGCCGCGACGGCGCGTCCAGTCAACGTACGTGATGCCGTCGGCCAGCGTGAAGGCGAGCTCCTGCACGGTGGATGCGCCCGCGTCGTGGAAGTGCGCTCCCGCTATGCTGATGGAGTTGAACTTGGGCGCGTGCCTGGCGCAGTACTCAATGCTGTCCGCGATGAGCCGCAGGGACGGCTCCGGCGGGAATATCCAGGTGCCGCGCGCCACGTACTCTTTCAGGATGTCGTTCTGAATGGTGCCGCGCACCTTCGCCAGCGGGACGCCCTGCTTCTCCGCGACGGCGAAGTACATGGCGAGCGTCGCGGCCGCAGTCCCGTTGATGGTGAACGATGTGCTGACGTCCGCCAGCGAGATGCCGTCGAAGATAAGCTCCATGTCCTTCAGGCTGGAGATGGCGACGCCGACGCGTCCCACCTCGTCTTCGGCCAAGGGGTCGTCCGAGTCGTATCCTATCTGGCTCGGCAGGTCCATGGCGACGCTCAGGCCGGTCTGGCCCTGGGACAGCAGGAACTTGTACCGCTGGTTGGTGTCCTCCGCGGCGGCCAGGCCGCTGTACTGGCGGAACGTCCAGAGGCGCTGGGAGTAGGGCGTGGGGTGCAGCGAGCGGGTGTACGGGTACTTGCCCGGCTCGCCGATGCGCTCCTGGTGCGGCCCTTTAACATCCTCTGGCGTGTAGATGGGCTTGATCGGAATGCCGGACGATGATGTTGCGCCTTTGGGCTTGCCCGTCGTGCTCATCGCGTGCTCCCCTGCTTCAACGGGATATGATATGCTGCGAACGTAAGACGGATAGCCCAAGTATAGCACGGCGTTTGGCCGTGTCCAACAGGAGGACCGCCGCATGACCAGCGGAGGGATCGGGCCTTTTGCCAACATCCTCTACGAGGAGCAGGCCGGCGTTGCCATCCTCACCATCAACCGGCCTGCCGTCCACAACGCCATCAGCCTCGCCACCATGGACGAGTTGGAGACCGCGCTGGCGCACCTGGAGGCGAGCGACAGCGTCCATGCCCTCGTCCTGACGGGCGCGGGAGACAAGAGCTTCGTCTCCGGCGGCGACTTGATGGACTTCGAACGGCTGAATACGCACGACCTGGCCGCGGGCATGTCCCGCCGCATGCAGCGCATCATGGCGCGGCTCAACGGCCTGCCCATGCCTGTCATCGGCGCGGTCAACGGGAACGCATTCGGCGGCGGCTGCGAGGTGGCGCTGGCCTGCGACATCCGCGTGGCGAGCCGGGACGCCCGCATGGGGTTCCTGCAAGTGACGCTCGGCATTACGCCCGCCTGGGGAGGCCGCGAGCGTCTGCTGCGGCTGACAGGGCGGTCGCGCGCCCTGCTGCTGATGCTGACGGGCGACGTCTTCACGGCGGAGGAGGCGCACCGCATGGGCCTCGTGGACGTGCTGGCGGAGCCGGGGCAGGCCCGCGAGACGGCGCTGGCGCTCGCCCGGCGCATCGGCGCGCAGCCGCCGCTGGCCGTGCGCCTCATCAAGCAGGCCACGGACTTCGCCACGGGCGTGTCGCCGCGTGAGGCGGAGAGCATTGAGGCGGACCTGTTCGCGCGTTCCTGGCTTTCCGCGGACCACGACGAGGCGCTGCGTGCGCGCAAGGAGAAGCGCCCGCCTCGGTTCACGGGGAAGTAGAGGCCCCACCAAAAGCGAATGACACACCAAGTGACAAACGGATTCGCAAACCTCAAGGCATCCGTGCGTAACAACGCTCTAGCTGTCTTGAGGGCAGCTTCACCACGCTACGTACTTGTTTTTACCGAGGAATGGTCTAGAACCCACGACAGGCAAAAGGCGCGCAAAGCGGTCGAGGGTATCCACTTATCAAAACAATTCGATAAGTGGATTGATATATGGATAGCTTTCCTGGATGTGGAATTGGCATTCCATCAAACCAAGCTAAGCTTACGTTTGCTAGCGGCGGACCCAACGTCATCAGTCGACCGGGGCGAATGGGTCAATTATCACATGGATGCCTGGTTGTTTTGGACGAACAGCTTGCTCGAAAGATACAAGAAACTCGTGTCAAAACTGGTCCGCCAATTTGTGAGACCTGCGAATGCACAATGGCAACAAGTTGAAGATCAACTGCTTAAACGCATAAATCACATGGAGCAAGAAGTCGGAAAGCTGCGCAACCCGAGAGCTCATGGTGGTGGCGTTTTCGAAGGCCCCTTCACTAAAGAGCGGCTGATAGGTGGAATACTCGCTGGGTCTTCTGTAGACGCGCATCTGTTTGAGAACGCCGCCAGGTTGCAGGGTTTAGGGTACGTAGGCTTTAACAAATGCTTAGAAGATGCGATGAAGGAAATGGATGCCGTCAGTGAACAACTGGATACGCTAGTGGACTGGAACTTTGCTCAATCAATTTGATTAGGCTTTATGACTCTGTGACTTGCCGCTAGAGAGAAGCGCCCGCCTCAGTTCAAGGGGAAGTAGAGGGCTTCGGGGACAGAGGAGCCGCGTACATGAAAGCCTACCTGGACATTGAGACGACGGGCCTGTCGCCCCATTACGCTGACATCACGGTGGTCGGGATTTCCTTTGGCGATGTGCGGGACCAGGACGTCATCCAGCTCGTGGGCAAAGACGTGAACGCGTCCAATCTGGTCAAAGTGTTGAAAAGCGCCACATCCATCTGTACCTATAACGGCGAGCGGTTTGACCTGCGTTTCATTCACCAGAAGCTTGGGGTTGACCTCTTGGCCGACTTCGAGCACCACGACCTCATGCATGACTGCTGGGCAAGCGGACTCTATGGCGGGCTGAAGGCGGTTGAGCAGACTCTCGGCATACAGCGCAAGCTGACCGGTGTTGACGGTCTGCAAGCCGTCAGGCTGTGGTGGGCCTATGTTCGCCGCAAGGACGAGAACGCCCTGCAAACGCTGCTCGACTACAACAAAGAGGACGTGTTGAACTTGAAGCACCTTGAGCGGAAACTGAGTCTGTCCCGCCGCTCAAACGGGGCTGGATTGTAACTAAGGCCAGCCGTTCCCTGCGACAGACGGCGCAGCCCCGCGCCCCGCCAGGTAGTGTATCATTTAGGTCGTCGTCATTCCGGCGAAAGCCGGAATCCATCAGAGCGTCTCTCCCACGCACGTTTCTGGACACCGGCCTTCGCCGGTGTGACGGGTAGAGTCCCATTCCCTATCACGGCAACTTGATACACTACCCCCCCCCCGCCCTCAGGTCTGGCGCAAACGCTTTCAACAATCTACAATAGATGTAATCACGGGCCAGGCGACGGCGTCTGGCCCCTTTCGGTGTTAACGCATGCATCTTTCCGGCCTTCTGCCCCTTGTCCGCGAGGCGCTGGGCTACCCGGATGTCGCGCGGCGTCTGGCGCGCGCGCCGAGTTCCGGGCAGGCCACGGTGAGCGCCTTGGCCATCGCCGCAGCGCGCCCCGCGGTCATAGCCGCGCTGCTGACCGACGTGCGCGCGCCGGTCATGCTGGTGACGCCAAGTCCGGAGGACTCCCAGCGCCTTCAGGAGCAGGTAGAGCTGTGGCTGGGGCCGGAGCGCCCCGTGCTGCGGCTGCCTGAACCGGACGGGATGCCGTACGAGCGCCTGCTGGCTGACCCGGCCACGGTGCGCGACCGTCTGCGTGCCCTGGCGGCGTTGGTATGCAGACTGTGTCAGTCTCGTCCGGATGCGTCTACAAAGGAGGTGAAGCGTTCAGAAGTTGAACCGCCCGTCTCAGGTCGCCAGGCGTGTTGACGTTGAAACCGCTTAGCGTGAGAGAGCGTGCCTCCGGCGTTTCCTGGTCTTCGACCCATCGCACATTCAGGTCCCGCAGCACGTCGTGCAGCGCTTGGCTCTTCCGCTCCAGGGCTTTGCATATCACCCCGGCGCAGCTTCAGGCGTAGACGGCGTGAAGCGGCAGCGCCCGGCCTTCCAAGCGTGGCACGACCGCGTCATAGCCAGGGATAAGCTCCACCAGCGACTGCAACAACTTCGCCTTCAGAAACGGCATGTCGCAGGCGACGGCGACGCAGCAATTTAAGTGCGCGGCAGCGAGGCCGGAGTAAATGCCGACGAGCGGCCCGCTTTCGGCGTACACGTCCACAATAGGACGAATGCGGCCGCCGCGCGGGGGCCATGCCGTGTCCTGCCCCTGCGCCGCCACCAGCAGCACCTCGTCAGCGAGGGGCTGGACCGCGTCGAGCACGCGCTGGATGATTGGTCGCCCGTCGATTATCTCCCGGGCCTTGTTGCGGCCCAGCCGCGTACTGCGGCCACCCACGAGCACAATGGCTGTCACGGACTTCATGGGATGTGGCCAATGCCCGGCCTACGTCCGCTCACTCTTGCGGCGGACGCGGAATTCCAGGCGCTCCGGCACGCCGACACCCTTGAGCGACGACGCCATGCCGAGCAGCGTCCGTGTGATGATCTGCTGAGCGAACTCCCCGAGAGGGATGCGCTTGCCATCGGCAAACAGGTCCACGCTGTCCACCTGTCGAGCAGGACGCAGGCAGGTCTCCTCCAGAAACCGCGCGATCCCTGCGATGTCGGAGGGCGCGAACTGAGGCGCCTGGATGGGGAACGGGCGGTCCGTGACCAGCGCGACGATCTCGCTAGGGTCGGACAGCAGCTCGCCGCCAATTTTGCTGCGATAGACCTCCACTTTGGGAAGCGCGCTCTGCTTGAAATCCTCGCAAAGGACGATGTCCGTATCATGCATCCAGCGGCCCGCCATCCATTCGGGCTCGACGTTCTCCCGCGCCTCCGTGAGCCAGACCCGCCCCGGAGAGGCGATGGCGACGGAATTGCCTCCGGCCCGCGTGAAACGCCACGTGTCGGTGCCCGTTCTGTCCATCTCCACGCCATGATGAAAGTGCTTGATGGCGCCCACGTGATAGCCGCGCTCGCGGAGGGCGTTGACCACCCCCTCAAGCACGGTCGTCTTGCCTGAATTAGTCTTCCCTACGAATGCAACAATAGACGCCACGTTTGACCATCACCATTCACGAGCCTATCGAGATGTCGGAGCGACATGGAGGGGTCGGCCCTGACCATATTCGGCGACAGAGACTCCGACTCTCTCACGGGCATGATACCAAAAGCATCGGCGAACGCAAAACGCCAGACAGCTTAGACAGGCAGTCCGCGACAGTCCGAACAGAGGTCATCTATCCGCCGCAGGCTGTTTCCTTCCCCAAGCATCTCCGCGATTCTCGTCAGCATGCGACGACTTGCCACAGGTGTTCCACACCGCCTGCAACGCATCTCTTGATCGCTGAGTACGACCCTCGCCCCTCTACCGAGCTCATTCGCACTTGTAATACGAGCCAAGTGAATTGCACCGGCCTTCTTTTCGGGACACACGGGGAGACAGTCCCCGCAAGCGATGCACAGGCGTGGGTTA
This genomic window from Dehalococcoidia bacterium contains:
- a CDS encoding CoA transferase; its protein translation is MSNASDSTAASGALSGVRIVELSSGVPAALCCKILAGLGAQVVKVEPPGDGSGIRRLGPFPGDTPHPESGVVHLFADTSKQSVTLDWRAPAGADLLVRLLEDADALVEDVPPAEKDAAHSLFDRVARMEQRLVWTAVTPFGQTGPYRDLRMTDLTLAALSGWLFQTGEPGQEPLKAQGHLAEGCVAGATAAIGVLAALFRRGMSGAGQRLDVSCMESLISANRFLETTYAYTGYMTSRLGNRLPNTYPYTIYPCKDGHVAAICITDAQWESLCNMIGMPELLDDPRFTINRDRFQNADALGALLMPWFQQRTAQECFETGQLWRIPFSKVNSMADLLAMEQLHSRGYFESVRHPVAGEMRYPGPAIRFTASPWRAASAAPTLGQHNEQVWCRRLGLSRDDLARLRRQGVV
- a CDS encoding cobalamin B12-binding domain-containing protein — its product is MTRGRNVIRVLVAKVGLDGHDRGAKVVAQALRDAGMEVIYTGLRSTPEHVVQTALQEDVHILGLSILSGAHMALTRKVLAQLKEQGADKEMAVVVGGTMPPVDVRKLKEMGAAAVFPMGTAMSTVTKEMQELGKRMLAARENAASPA
- a CDS encoding methylmalonyl-CoA mutase family protein, with amino-acid sequence MSTTGKPKGATSSSGIPIKPIYTPEDVKGPHQERIGEPGKYPYTRSLHPTPYSQRLWTFRQYSGLAAAEDTNQRYKFLLSQGQTGLSVAMDLPSQIGYDSDDPLAEDEVGRVGVAISSLKDMELIFDGISLADVSTSFTINGTAAATLAMYFAVAEKQGVPLAKVRGTIQNDILKEYVARGTWIFPPEPSLRLIADSIEYCARHAPKFNSISIAGAHFHDAGASTVQELAFTLADGITYVDWTRRRGIPVDEFAPQLSFFFYTHNDFFEEIAKYRAGRRLWAKIMKERFGAKDPRSWMFRAGVVCGGSMLTAQQPHNNIVRVAYQAMASVLGGVQSVFTAAWDEAYTIPSEETAELALRTQQVLAYETGVANVVDPLGGSYYVESLTDAVEREAAKLIEDIDARGGMVPCIEKGYIQSLIARRAYEEQRKIESGEKVIVGVNKFAREETPPEIASYDVPEDAKRRHLERLNRVRKERDQAKAKAALAALERAARGAENTMPYLMDAVKAYCTMGEIYGTLRGVFGTFKEPVMQL
- a CDS encoding enoyl-CoA hydratase/isomerase family protein, with the protein product MTSGGIGPFANILYEEQAGVAILTINRPAVHNAISLATMDELETALAHLEASDSVHALVLTGAGDKSFVSGGDLMDFERLNTHDLAAGMSRRMQRIMARLNGLPMPVIGAVNGNAFGGGCEVALACDIRVASRDARMGFLQVTLGITPAWGGRERLLRLTGRSRALLLMLTGDVFTAEEAHRMGLVDVLAEPGQARETALALARRIGAQPPLAVRLIKQATDFATGVSPREAESIEADLFARSWLSADHDEALRARKEKRPPRFTGK
- a CDS encoding ribonuclease H-like domain-containing protein, with amino-acid sequence MKAYLDIETTGLSPHYADITVVGISFGDVRDQDVIQLVGKDVNASNLVKVLKSATSICTYNGERFDLRFIHQKLGVDLLADFEHHDLMHDCWASGLYGGLKAVEQTLGIQRKLTGVDGLQAVRLWWAYVRRKDENALQTLLDYNKEDVLNLKHLERKLSLSRRSNGAGL
- a CDS encoding molybdenum cofactor guanylyltransferase — protein: MKSVTAIVLVGGRSTRLGRNKAREIIDGRPIIQRVLDAVQPLADEVLLVAAQGQDTAWPPRGGRIRPIVDVYAESGPLVGIYSGLAAAHLNCCVAVACDMPFLKAKLLQSLVELIPGYDAVVPRLEGRALPLHAVYA
- the mobB gene encoding molybdopterin-guanine dinucleotide biosynthesis protein B; translation: MASIVAFVGKTNSGKTTVLEGVVNALRERGYHVGAIKHFHHGVEMDRTGTDTWRFTRAGGNSVAIASPGRVWLTEARENVEPEWMAGRWMHDTDIVLCEDFKQSALPKVEVYRSKIGGELLSDPSEIVALVTDRPFPIQAPQFAPSDIAGIARFLEETCLRPARQVDSVDLFADGKRIPLGEFAQQIITRTLLGMASSLKGVGVPERLEFRVRRKSERT